From Salvelinus sp. IW2-2015 linkage group LG33, ASM291031v2, whole genome shotgun sequence, one genomic window encodes:
- the LOC111957384 gene encoding prominin-2-like isoform X1: MGPRLSHGGWLWVFMSLLGAADCTYHCLSSSSDTQPFLSLTQTQTWRVESDGGCLKPLYNFAKLFLESVQPNPFPEDIISTALKTEQLDIPQLVRYEAGYIVCLLLAVLYLLVMSVAGGVLAWGHFHSRKVELKNTQSSSLASLYHQDIGVAACLVLVNILLLTGVILAFTVNSRVSENMHPGLYHVETSARIIEDSLTSITQKMKVIMEQYSIPKAEISREINDADDIVGATIISSFNTDVDEDLTDLSASIEDAIGTFENLQLYQTTRTDLQANQTTLQNGIQGLQSRVESLGKCHTCDVPDPSNLTTVANYYLIPSVDDKLNDMPPASSLAGLIEQGNLTFHDIPQKCSEQVAPTISALMSVLNETQEELLNTSHRFPSLESLIEAVSDCKTTVRRFADPVDYYDFVRWAVSLTLCMVMLVIVVLMVAALSLGLPVFFYPTIYSTYQDARLEHKAIGLYRAAVVASSVFSWLFILLVFIVLFFGGNAHTLGCRSWSHGQLFGFLDQQNNIFSSLNNSSQGFNTSQSLNTSQRPNISQETNSETHQIQPSTSAIYHGCKSGQSLFHSMHMEQHFDLEDFLNASKYLDGFNETAQNMSVNLDGLKLLPDNGRQGLLSFKQCGIDSINYHELLLLLSTPVVKTDLGVFADELDKKAEVPANAGIKEDLKKEAETTRYLNTIVKQQQTNAAKMSQIVSALKTISTVYKANVDKTLESLTQTEVALHNQVPYIVGNVSQCIMEKGEQSLLRYLDWVRHAILYKVLDCHWLAVSMDNVYTAVCLNVVDPLNAFWLCLGWCCAFLVPGVIFSIYTARRLERIH, translated from the exons ATGGGGCCGAGGCTCTCTCATGGCGGTTGGCTGTGGGTGTTCATGTCCCtactgggtgctgcagactgcaCTTACCACTGCCTCAGCAGCAGCAGTGACACACAACCTTTCCTCTCCTTGACCCAAACTCAGACTTGGCGGGTGGAAAGCGATGGTGGTTGCCTGAAGCCCCTGTATAACTTTGCCAAGCTTTTCCTTGAGTCAGTACAGCCAAATCCTTTCCCGGAAG ATATCATCTCTACAGCTTTAAAGACTGAACAACTAGATATTCCACAG CTGGTTCGGTATGAGGCTGGATACATAGTGTGTTTGCTCTTGGCTGTACTTTACCTGCTCGTGATGTCAGTTGCCGGTGGAGTTCTTGCTTGGGGGCATTTCCATAGCAGGAAGGTGGAGTTGAAGAACACTCAGTCATCATCATTAGCATCCCTCTACCATCAGGACATCGGCGTGGCAGCTTGTCTTGTTCTTGTCAACATTTTACTCCT gACAGGGGTGATCCTGGCTTTCACCGTGAACAGTCGAGTCAGTGAGAACATGCACCCAGGCCTGTATCATGTAGAGACCAGCGCCAGGATCATTGAAGACTCTCTAACTTCAATTACACAG AAAATGAAAGTCATTATGGAACAGTATTCCATTCCCAAAGCAGAAATCTCAAGGGAAATAAATG ATGCTGACGACATCGTTGGTGCAACAATCATCTCCTCTTTCAACACTGATGTTGATGAAGATCTCACAGACTTATCTGCCTCCATCGAAG ATGCTATTGGAACCTTTGAGAACCTGCAGCTGTATCAGACGACCAGGACAGACCTGCAGGCCAATCAAACGACCCTGCAGAACGGCATCCAGGGACTACAGAGCCGAGTGGAGAGTCTGGGGAAATGTCACACTTGTGACGTCCCCGACCCAAGCAACCTGACTACTGTTGCTAACTACTACCTG ATCCCCAGTGTGGATGACAAACTGAATGATATGCCACCTGCATCCAGCCTCGCAGGCCTCATTGAACAG GGGAACCTAACCTTCCATGACATTCCACAAAAGTGCTCAGAGCAAGTGGCTCCCACAATATCAG CTCTCATGTCAGTGCTGAATGAAACCCAAGAAGAGTTGCTGAACACCAGCCATAGGTTCCCCTCGCTGGAGTCTCTCATTGAGGCTGTGTCTGACTGTAAAACCACTGTGAGACGCTTTGCAGACCCAGTAGATTACTACGACTTTGTCAG GTGGGCAGTGTCATTGACACTCTGCATGGTGATGCTGGTCATAGTGGTTCTGATggtggctgctctctctctgggactGCCTGTGTTCTTCTACCCTACAATTTACTCCACATACCAAGATGCTCGACTGGAACACAAAGCAATTGGCCTGTATAGAGC AGCTGTAGTAGCGAGCTCCGTGTTCTCCTGGCTTTTCATCCTCTTGGTCTTTATTGTGTTGTTTTTCGGGGGGAATGCCCACACCCTGGGCTGCCGGAGCTGGAGCCATGGACAGCTCTTTGGG TTCTTAGACCAGCAGAATAATATTTTCAGCAGCctaaacaacagcagtcaaggCTTCAACACCAGTCAAAGCCTCAACACCAGTCAAAGACCCAATATCAGTCAAGAGACCAACTCTGAGACCCACCAAATTCAGCCCAGCACCTCAGCAATATACCA TGGCTGTAAGAGTGGACAGTCATTGTTCCACAGCATGCACATGGAGCAGCACTTTGATCTGGAGGACTTCCTCAATGCCAGCAAG TACTTGGATGGATTCAATGAGACTGCTCAGAATATGTCAGTCAACCTGGATGGCTTGAAACTGCTACCTGACAATGGCAGACAGGGCCTGCTGAGCTTTAAACAGTGTGGGATAGACAGCATCAACTACCATGAGCTATTACTGCTG CTAAGCACACCAGTTGTGAAGACAGACCTTGGAGTATTTGCCGATGAACTGGATAAGAAGGCAGAAGTTCCT GCAAATGCTGGAATTAAGGAAGATTTGAAAAAAGAGGCAGAAACAACCAGATATCTGAACACCATCGTTAAGCAACAGCAGACAAATGCA GCAAAGATGAGCCAAATTGTGAGTGCCTTGAAGACTATCAGCACAGTCTACAAG GCTAATGTAGACAAAACTCTGGAAAGTTTGACCCAGACAGAAGTGGCACTCCATAACCAGGTTCCTTACATTGTGGGAAAT GTGTCTCAGTGTATCATGGAGAAAGGAGAACAATCCCTGCTTCGGTACCTAGATTGGGTCCGTCATGCG ATCTTATATAAGGTCCTGGATTGCCATTGGCTTGCTGTGTCAATGGACAATGTGTATACAGCAGTCTGTCTCAATGTGGTTGATCCATTG AATGCATTCTGGCTGTGTCTGGGATGGTGTTGTGCATTCCTGGTCCCTGGAGTGATCTTCAGCATCTATACAGCCAGGCGATTAG AGAGGATACATTAA
- the LOC111957384 gene encoding prominin-2-like isoform X2: MGPRLSHGGWLWVFMSLLGAADCTYHCLSSSSDTQPFLSLTQTQTWRVESDGGCLKPLYNFAKLFLESVQPNPFPEDIISTALKTEQLDIPQLVRYEAGYIVCLLLAVLYLLVMSVAGGVLAWGHFHSRKVELKNTQSSSLASLYHQDIGVAACLVLVNILLLTGVILAFTVNSRVSENMHPGLYHVETSARIIEDSLTSITQKMKVIMEQYSIPKAEISREINDADDIVGATIISSFNTDVDEDLTDLSASIEDAIGTFENLQLYQTTRTDLQANQTTLQNGIQGLQSRVESLGKCHTCDVPDPSNLTTVANYYLIPSVDDKLNDMPPASSLAGLIEQGNLTFHDIPQKCSEQVAPTISALMSVLNETQEELLNTSHRFPSLESLIEAVSDCKTTVRRFADPVDYYDFVRWAVSLTLCMVMLVIVVLMVAALSLGLPVFFYPTIYSTYQDARLEHKAIGLYRALQIQSCPLLTWTCFLLTFLDQQNNIFSSLNNSSQGFNTSQSLNTSQRPNISQETNSETHQIQPSTSAIYHGCKSGQSLFHSMHMEQHFDLEDFLNASKYLDGFNETAQNMSVNLDGLKLLPDNGRQGLLSFKQCGIDSINYHELLLLLSTPVVKTDLGVFADELDKKAEVPANAGIKEDLKKEAETTRYLNTIVKQQQTNAAKMSQIVSALKTISTVYKANVDKTLESLTQTEVALHNQVPYIVGNVSQCIMEKGEQSLLRYLDWVRHAILYKVLDCHWLAVSMDNVYTAVCLNVVDPLNAFWLCLGWCCAFLVPGVIFSIYTARRLERIH; encoded by the exons ATGGGGCCGAGGCTCTCTCATGGCGGTTGGCTGTGGGTGTTCATGTCCCtactgggtgctgcagactgcaCTTACCACTGCCTCAGCAGCAGCAGTGACACACAACCTTTCCTCTCCTTGACCCAAACTCAGACTTGGCGGGTGGAAAGCGATGGTGGTTGCCTGAAGCCCCTGTATAACTTTGCCAAGCTTTTCCTTGAGTCAGTACAGCCAAATCCTTTCCCGGAAG ATATCATCTCTACAGCTTTAAAGACTGAACAACTAGATATTCCACAG CTGGTTCGGTATGAGGCTGGATACATAGTGTGTTTGCTCTTGGCTGTACTTTACCTGCTCGTGATGTCAGTTGCCGGTGGAGTTCTTGCTTGGGGGCATTTCCATAGCAGGAAGGTGGAGTTGAAGAACACTCAGTCATCATCATTAGCATCCCTCTACCATCAGGACATCGGCGTGGCAGCTTGTCTTGTTCTTGTCAACATTTTACTCCT gACAGGGGTGATCCTGGCTTTCACCGTGAACAGTCGAGTCAGTGAGAACATGCACCCAGGCCTGTATCATGTAGAGACCAGCGCCAGGATCATTGAAGACTCTCTAACTTCAATTACACAG AAAATGAAAGTCATTATGGAACAGTATTCCATTCCCAAAGCAGAAATCTCAAGGGAAATAAATG ATGCTGACGACATCGTTGGTGCAACAATCATCTCCTCTTTCAACACTGATGTTGATGAAGATCTCACAGACTTATCTGCCTCCATCGAAG ATGCTATTGGAACCTTTGAGAACCTGCAGCTGTATCAGACGACCAGGACAGACCTGCAGGCCAATCAAACGACCCTGCAGAACGGCATCCAGGGACTACAGAGCCGAGTGGAGAGTCTGGGGAAATGTCACACTTGTGACGTCCCCGACCCAAGCAACCTGACTACTGTTGCTAACTACTACCTG ATCCCCAGTGTGGATGACAAACTGAATGATATGCCACCTGCATCCAGCCTCGCAGGCCTCATTGAACAG GGGAACCTAACCTTCCATGACATTCCACAAAAGTGCTCAGAGCAAGTGGCTCCCACAATATCAG CTCTCATGTCAGTGCTGAATGAAACCCAAGAAGAGTTGCTGAACACCAGCCATAGGTTCCCCTCGCTGGAGTCTCTCATTGAGGCTGTGTCTGACTGTAAAACCACTGTGAGACGCTTTGCAGACCCAGTAGATTACTACGACTTTGTCAG GTGGGCAGTGTCATTGACACTCTGCATGGTGATGCTGGTCATAGTGGTTCTGATggtggctgctctctctctgggactGCCTGTGTTCTTCTACCCTACAATTTACTCCACATACCAAGATGCTCGACTGGAACACAAAGCAATTGGCCTGTATAGAGC GTTACAGATCCAATCCTGTCCTCTTCTGACATGGACCTGTTTTCTCCTGACG TTCTTAGACCAGCAGAATAATATTTTCAGCAGCctaaacaacagcagtcaaggCTTCAACACCAGTCAAAGCCTCAACACCAGTCAAAGACCCAATATCAGTCAAGAGACCAACTCTGAGACCCACCAAATTCAGCCCAGCACCTCAGCAATATACCA TGGCTGTAAGAGTGGACAGTCATTGTTCCACAGCATGCACATGGAGCAGCACTTTGATCTGGAGGACTTCCTCAATGCCAGCAAG TACTTGGATGGATTCAATGAGACTGCTCAGAATATGTCAGTCAACCTGGATGGCTTGAAACTGCTACCTGACAATGGCAGACAGGGCCTGCTGAGCTTTAAACAGTGTGGGATAGACAGCATCAACTACCATGAGCTATTACTGCTG CTAAGCACACCAGTTGTGAAGACAGACCTTGGAGTATTTGCCGATGAACTGGATAAGAAGGCAGAAGTTCCT GCAAATGCTGGAATTAAGGAAGATTTGAAAAAAGAGGCAGAAACAACCAGATATCTGAACACCATCGTTAAGCAACAGCAGACAAATGCA GCAAAGATGAGCCAAATTGTGAGTGCCTTGAAGACTATCAGCACAGTCTACAAG GCTAATGTAGACAAAACTCTGGAAAGTTTGACCCAGACAGAAGTGGCACTCCATAACCAGGTTCCTTACATTGTGGGAAAT GTGTCTCAGTGTATCATGGAGAAAGGAGAACAATCCCTGCTTCGGTACCTAGATTGGGTCCGTCATGCG ATCTTATATAAGGTCCTGGATTGCCATTGGCTTGCTGTGTCAATGGACAATGTGTATACAGCAGTCTGTCTCAATGTGGTTGATCCATTG AATGCATTCTGGCTGTGTCTGGGATGGTGTTGTGCATTCCTGGTCCCTGGAGTGATCTTCAGCATCTATACAGCCAGGCGATTAG AGAGGATACATTAA